GAAGGGCGACGCCCTCTTCGGCACCACCGACTCGTGGCTCATCTGGAACCTCACCGGCGGCCCGGACGGCGGCGTGCACGTCACCGACCCGACCAACGCCTCCCGCACCATGCTGATGGACCTCGAAACCCTCGACTGGGACGACGAGCTGCTGTCGTTCTTCGGGGTTCCGCGGCAGATGCTGCCGGCGATCAAGCCGTCGTCGAACCCCGGCTTCGGCACCACCCGCGCCGACGGCCCGCTCGGCGCCGAGGTCGTGATCACCGGCGTCCTCGGCGACCAGCAGGCGGCGACCGTCGGGCAGGTCTGCTTCCGGCCCGGCGAGGCCAAGAACACCTACGGCACCGGCAACTTCCTGCTGCTCAACACCGGGCACGAGCTGGTCCGCTCGAAGCACGGCCTGCTGACGACGCTGTGCTACCAGTTCGGCGACGACAAGCCCGTCTACGCGCTCGAAGGCTCGATCGCCGTCACCGGATCGGCCGTGCAGTGGCTGCGCGACCAGCTGGGCATCATCAGCGGCGCGTCGCAGAGCGAAAGCCTGGCCCGCCAGGTCGAGGACAACGGCGGCATCTACTTCGTCCCGGCGTTCTCCGGCCTGTTCGCGCCGTACTGGCGCTCGGACGCCCGCGGCGCGATCGTCGGGCTCACCCGGGCCACGACCAACGCTCACCTCGCCCGGGCGACCCTGGAGGCGATCTGCTACCAGACCCGCGACGTCGTCGAGGCGATGCAGAACGACTCGGGCGTCACGCTCGACGTGTTGCGAGTGGACGGTGGGGTCACCGCCAACGAGCTGTGCATGCAGCTGCAGGCGGACATCCTCGGCGTCCCGGTGTCGAAGCCGGTCGTCGCCGAGACCACCGCGCTCGGCGCCGCCTACGCGGCCGGGCTGGCCGTCGGCTTCTGGTCCTCGACCGACGAGCTCGAACAGAACTGGAACGAGGACAAGCGCTGGGAGCCGTCCTGGACGGCGGACCAGCGCGCCGAGGGCTACGCCGGCTGGCAGAAGGCCGTCGGCCGCACTCTCGACTGGGTCGACGTGCAGTGAGGCCCTGAGATGACGAGGAGGAACACCGTGACAGCACTTTCCCCGCAGTACCGTGCGGAGGCACTGCGGAAGCTGGTCCGCGAAGAGGTCGACGTGCTGGTCGTCGGCGGGGGAGTGACCGGCGCCGGCGTCGCGCTCGACGCGGCGTCGCGCGGGTTGTCCGTCGCGCTGGTCGAGGCCCGCGACTTCGCCGCCGGCACGTCCAGCCGGTCGTCCAAGCTGATCCACGGCGGCCTGCGCTACCTGGAGCAGCTGGACTTCAAGCTGGTGCGCGAAGCGCTCAAGGAACGCGGGCTGCTGCTGCAGAAGCTGGCCCCGCACCTGGTGCGGCCGGTCAAGTTCCTGGTGCCGCTGAAGCACCGGGTGTGGGAGCGCGGCTACATCGGCGCCGGGGTCACGCTGTACGACACGCTCGGCGGCGCCCGCGCGCTGCCGCGGCACCGGCACCTGTCCAAGCGCGGGGCCGCCAAGGTGGCGCCCGGCCTGGCCGACGACGCGCTGATCGGCGCGATCCAGTACTACGACGCCCAGGTCGACGACGCCCGTCACACGATGACGATCGCGCGGACGGCCGCCGAACAGGGCGCTTCGGTACTGACGCGGGCTCGCGTGACGTCGTTGCTTCGCGACGGCGAGCGGGTGGTCGGCGCGAAGGTCGTCGACCGCGAGAGCGGGGCCGAGATCGAGGTGCGGGCGCGCACCGTGGTCGCGGCGACGGGCGTGTGGAGCGACGACATGGCGGAGGCGGCCGGCATTCCCGCGCCGTTCACCGTGCGGGCGTCGAAGGGCGTCCACCTCGTGGTGCCGCGGGAGAAGATCGACCTCGACACCGGGCTGATCCTGCGCACCGAGAAGAGCGTGCTGTTCGTGATCCCGTGGGGCCGGCACTGGATCGTCGGCACCACCGACACCGAATGGGACCTCGACCGCGAGCACCCGGCGGCGAGCCGCGCGGACGTCGACTACGTGCTGGAGCACCTCAACGCCGTGCTCCGGACGCCGGTGACGCACGACGACATCGAGGGCGTCTACGCGGGTCTGCGTCCACTGCTGGCGGCGAAGGCGGCCGCGACGACGAAGCTGTCGCGGGAGCACGCGGTGGCGCACCCGGTGCCGGGGCTGGTGATCGTGGCCGGCGGCAAGTACACGACGTACCGGGTGATGGCCGCGGACGCGGTCGACGTCGTGGTCGAGGAGCTCGGCCGCCCGGCCCCGCCGTCGTGGACCGACCGGCTGCCGATCGCCGGGGCCGAGGGGTACCACGAGCTGTGGGCGGACCGCGTTTCGGTCGCTTCGAAGACGGGGCTGCCCCTGACGCGCGTCGAGCACTTGCTGCAGCGATACGGGACGCGGATCTGGAACCTCGTCGAGCTGATCAAGGAGCAGCCCTCGCTCGGGGAACCGATCACGGATACGTCGGAATACCTGCGTGTCGAAGCGGTGTACGCGGTTTCGCACGAGGGCGCGTTGCACCTCGAGGACGTCCTGACCCGGCGGACGCGGATCTCGATCGAGGAACGCGACCGCGGTGTGACGGCGGCCCCGGTGGTGGCCGGGCTGATCGCCCCGCTGCTGGGCTGGGACTCGCACCGCACCGACCGGGAGGTGGCGAACTACCTCGCGCGGGTCGAGGCGGAGCGCTCGGCGCAGGAAGCACCGGACGACGCGGCGGCGAACGCCACCCGCCTCGCGGCCCCGGCCCTCCTGCCCAGCTGACTCAAGGGCCGTGAATGGCACATTGAGGGACTTCAAGTCCCTCAATGTGCCATTCACGGCTTTCGGCAACCGAGCTCCGTGAGCACGTGGCGGGCGTTGGCCGAGATGACCGCGTTGGTGTGGCGGTAGTACGGCAGCTGGATCACGGACATCGCCAGCGCCCAGCCGCGGCCGCGGGCCCAGGTCGCGTCGTCGGCGCCGACGGCGTCGCGGAAGACCGGGCGAGTGGCCGCGGTGAAGAGGTTCCACGCCGGGATCAGGTCGCACGCCGGGTCGCCGAGGCCCGCCGTCGCCCAGTCGAGGACGCCGGTCAGGCGGCCGTTGCGAAGCAGCAGGTTGCTGGGCATGAGGTCCGAATGCAGCCAGCACGGCGGACCGGTCCACTGTGGAGCGGCCAGCGCCGAGGTCCACCGGGCCAGGGCGGCTGACGCGTCGAACGGTTCGCCGGTCCGCTCCAGCTCGGAGATCGCGCGGCGCACGCCCGCGTCCACCGAGGACAGCGGCTTCCCGCGGTAGGCCGGGGGACCGTCCGCC
This genomic window from Amycolatopsis mongoliensis contains:
- the glpK gene encoding glycerol kinase GlpK; the encoded protein is MPDYVGAVDQGTTSTRFMIFDHGGNEIARHQLEHEQILPKPGWVEHDATEIWERTRSVIATALNKANLTACDLAALGITNQRETTVVWNRRTGRPYHNAIVWQDTRTDRIASALEREGKGDVIRRKAGLPPATYFSGGKLQWILENVEGVREDAEKGDALFGTTDSWLIWNLTGGPDGGVHVTDPTNASRTMLMDLETLDWDDELLSFFGVPRQMLPAIKPSSNPGFGTTRADGPLGAEVVITGVLGDQQAATVGQVCFRPGEAKNTYGTGNFLLLNTGHELVRSKHGLLTTLCYQFGDDKPVYALEGSIAVTGSAVQWLRDQLGIISGASQSESLARQVEDNGGIYFVPAFSGLFAPYWRSDARGAIVGLTRATTNAHLARATLEAICYQTRDVVEAMQNDSGVTLDVLRVDGGVTANELCMQLQADILGVPVSKPVVAETTALGAAYAAGLAVGFWSSTDELEQNWNEDKRWEPSWTADQRAEGYAGWQKAVGRTLDWVDVQ
- the glpD gene encoding glycerol-3-phosphate dehydrogenase codes for the protein MTRRNTVTALSPQYRAEALRKLVREEVDVLVVGGGVTGAGVALDAASRGLSVALVEARDFAAGTSSRSSKLIHGGLRYLEQLDFKLVREALKERGLLLQKLAPHLVRPVKFLVPLKHRVWERGYIGAGVTLYDTLGGARALPRHRHLSKRGAAKVAPGLADDALIGAIQYYDAQVDDARHTMTIARTAAEQGASVLTRARVTSLLRDGERVVGAKVVDRESGAEIEVRARTVVAATGVWSDDMAEAAGIPAPFTVRASKGVHLVVPREKIDLDTGLILRTEKSVLFVIPWGRHWIVGTTDTEWDLDREHPAASRADVDYVLEHLNAVLRTPVTHDDIEGVYAGLRPLLAAKAAATTKLSREHAVAHPVPGLVIVAGGKYTTYRVMAADAVDVVVEELGRPAPPSWTDRLPIAGAEGYHELWADRVSVASKTGLPLTRVEHLLQRYGTRIWNLVELIKEQPSLGEPITDTSEYLRVEAVYAVSHEGALHLEDVLTRRTRISIEERDRGVTAAPVVAGLIAPLLGWDSHRTDREVANYLARVEAERSAQEAPDDAAANATRLAAPALLPS
- a CDS encoding aminoglycoside phosphotransferase family protein, with the protein product MGRMHADEHAIDTALVRRLVRGQFPCWGYLPVTPLASGGTVNAVYRLGADLTVRLPLTAGGAADIAKERRVLATLGSLPVAVPAVAAVGEPAEGYPWPWAVHRWLDGEPALEGRAASVRDLAEFVVALRASTADGPPAYRGKPLSSVDAGVRRAISELERTGEPFDASAALARWTSALAAPQWTGPPCWLHSDLMPSNLLLRNGRLTGVLDWATAGLGDPACDLIPAWNLFTAATRPVFRDAVGADDATWARGRGWALAMSVIQLPYYRHTNAVISANARHVLTELGCRKP